From Vanacampus margaritifer isolate UIUO_Vmar chromosome 8, RoL_Vmar_1.0, whole genome shotgun sequence, a single genomic window includes:
- the lrrn1 gene encoding leucine-rich repeat neuronal protein 1: MARWGLGRFGPGQMFAVLIVVSTSISLVQSNDCPQLCVCEVRPWFTPQSTYRYATTVDCNDLHLTRIPANLSSDTQVLLLQSNYIARTSEELEQLFNLTELDLSQNNFSNIQDVGLTNMSQLTTLHLEENQITEMPDYCLQDLSNLQELYINHNQINAISANAFSGLHNLLRLHLNSNKLKTISSQWFESTPNLEILMIGENPIGGITDFNFKPLGNLISLVLAGMDLTDIPGNAFVGLDKLGSLSLYDNKLGRVPQKAFQKLPNLKFLDLNKNPVHKIQEGDFKNMLRLNELGINNMDDLVSIDRYALDNLPELTKLEATNNHKFSYINSHAFRDVPALESLMLNNNALNALYQTTIDSLPNLREISIHSNPFRCDCIIHWMGANKTTVRFMEPLSMFCAMPTEVRGMHVQDVVQKNLANQCLPMISHDTFLSHLNIDIGASIDLDCRAMSLPMPEIYWVTPTGTKVMIDSRSDRYSLNSEGTLRISHIQVEDSGRYTCVAQNSQGADTRVAAIRVNGTLLDSTQLMNIYVKQTDSHSILVSWKVNSNVMTSNLKWSSATMKIDNPHITYTAKVPVDVHEYNLTHLLPATEYEVCLTVSNIQQQTQKSCVNVTTKQTAFPVEVSDQATNVALAAVMGTMFAIISLASLSVYVAKRWKRKNYHHSLKKYMQKTSSIPLNELYPPLINLWEADSEKEKEGSSESKPSQVDTTRSYYMW, encoded by the coding sequence ATGGCTAGATGGGGATTGGGCCGCTTTGGTCCAGGCCAGATGTTTGCTGTCCTGATTGTGGTATCAACAAGTATATCCCTTGTCCAAAGTAATGACTGTCCCCAGCTATGTGTGTGCGAGGTCCGACCCTGGTTCACCCCACAGTCCACATACAGATACGCTACCACTGTGGACTGCAATGACCTGCACCTGACACGCATCCCTGCCAACCTCTCGAGCGATACTCAGGTTCTCTTGCTGCAAAGCAACTATATTGCCAGGACCAGTGAAGAGCTGGAGCAGCTGTTCAACCTGACAGAGCTGGATCTATCCCAGAACAATTTCAGTAACATTCAAGATGTTGGCCTCACAAATATGTCACAGCTCACAACACTTCATTTAGAAGAGAACCAGATCACGGAAATGCCTGATTACTGTCTACAGGACCTCAGCAATCTGCAGGAGCTCTACATTAACCACAATCAGATCAATGCTATTTCTGCCAACGCTTTCTCTGGACTCCATAATTTGCTAAGGCTTCACCTTAATTCCAATAAATTGAAGACCATCAGCAGCCAGTGGTTTGAATCTACGCCCAATTTAGAGATCCTTATGATTGGGGAAAATCCTATTGGTGGAATTACAGATTTTAACTTCAAGCCTCTGGGCAACCTGATAAGTTTGGTCTTGGCGGGTATGGATTTGACAGATATTCCTGGAAATGCATTTGTGGGCCTTGACAAGCTAGGAAGTCTCTCTTTATATGATAATAAGTTAGGCAGAGTGCCTCAAAAAGCCTTTCAAAAACTGCCTAACCTCAAGTTCttggatttaaacaaaaatccaGTGCACAAGATTCAGGAGGGAGATTTCAAGAACATGTTGAGGCTAAATGAGTTGGGTATAAACAACATGGATGACCTGGTCTCTATAGACCGCTACGCTCTGGATAATCTTCCCGAGCTCACGAAACTGGAGGCAACAAACAATCACAAGTTCTCTTACATCAACAGTCACGCCTTCCGTGATGTCCCAGCCTTGGAGAGTTTAATGCTGAACAACAACGCGCTAAATGCCCTCTACCAGACCACCATAGACTCGCTTCCCAACCTGCGTGAAATCAGCATCCACAGCAACCCCTTTCGTTGTGACTGCATTATCCACTGGATGGGCGCTAACAAGACTACCGTTCGTTTCATGGAACCTTTATCCATGTTTTGTGCCATGCCGACGGAGGTCAGGGGTATGCACGTGCAGGATGTTGTGCAAAAGAACCTAGCAAACCAATGCTTGCCGATGATTAGCCATGACACCTTCCTCAGTCACCTCAACATAGACATTGGCGCTAGTATAGACTTGGACTGCAGAGCCATGTCCCTGCCCATGCCAGAAATCTATTGGGTGACACCAACGGGGACCAAGGTCATGATAGACAGCCGATCTGATAGGTACAGCCTCAACAGTGAAGGCACATTGAGAATTTCCCACATTCAAGTTGAAGATTCTGGCAGGTACACCTGTGTGGCTCAGAATTCACAAGGAGCCGATACAAGAGTTGCAGCCATACGAGTTAACGGCACTCTGCTAGACAGCACTCAGCTCATGAACATTTACGTCAAACAGACGGATTCCCACTCAATCCTGGTCTCCTGGAAGGTCAACTCTAACGTAATGACCTCGAACCTGAAGTGGTCATCTGCCACCATGAAAATAGACAACCCGCATATTACGTACACTGCCAAGGTTCCTGTGGACGTTCATGAGTACAACCTGACTCATTTACTACCAGCAACCGAGTATGAGGTTTGCCTCACCGTCTCCAACATCCAGCAGCAAACACAGAAGTCATGCGTGAATGTAACGACAAAGCAAACCGCCTTCCCTGTGGAAGTGTCTGACCAAGCGACCAACGTGGCTCTGGCGGCAGTTATGGGGACAATGTTTGCAATCATCAGCTTGGCGTCCCTCAGTGTGTACGTCGCTAAGCGCTGGAAAAGGAAAAACTATCACCATTCCCTGAAAAAGTACATGCAGAAAACCTCGTCCATTCCCTTGAATGAGCTGTACCCCCCTCTTATCAACCTGTGGGAGGCGGACagtgaaaaagagaaagaaggcTCCTCTGAGAGCAAACCGAGCCAGGTGGACACCACACGCAGCTACTACATGTGGTGA